The Chiloscyllium plagiosum isolate BGI_BamShark_2017 chromosome 4, ASM401019v2, whole genome shotgun sequence region ACCCACACAGAGGAGTAGTATTCTGCTGTACAGCACATAAAATTAAAGCTGGCAAAATAAGAGCTGGTGTCAGGTTTTTTCCACTTCATGCTTActtttataaaagcaaaatactactgGTGTAGAAAAGCTGAAACAAACGCAGAACATTGGataaattcagcaagtctggcagcatctgcggtgAGAGAAacaagttaacgttttgagtccagtataacttttcttctgaactgaagaacctgaaatattaactccattTCACTCCTCACACATGCTCTCAACAGCCAAATATTTCCACAATTCTCTGTTtatctttcagattttcagaaccatattattttgttttgtaatacaaTATCCACTTTACAAATTCCCAGAACTCCAGCTTTGAGCAATGCATATGGTAGCCTGCATAGTGTAGTCACCTGGTATTCAAAGCTAGCAAggtgcagcaaaaaaaaaaatgccacaAGGTACATTTGATAGAAGTAACTTTAGAAGGTATTTGTGGTTCCTTTTGGTTAAATTAACCTAAAAGCAAAAATACAGACCAAGGAGAAATTACATTGAATGGTGATAAGAAATCTGGACCTTTTGCACAACCTAGTAAATGACTACAACAGCCAGAAAACAAAATTTCCATAATAAAATTCCATTGCTGTAACTGCAagaaataggataaataggaaaTCTTTAATTTACCAGACTTAATTAAATAAAGACTGCAGAAGCAGAGATATGACACTTTAATCTTTTGTGCCTTTTTTAGAAAAAACAACAGCTTTGGTCAATATAAAAACTGAATTACAAAGAATTTCTTTGTTGTAATTCTACATGACAGGTGGTCCCAGGGAAAATGTCAACCTCTTATACAAAACACATTCTGTAAACACTTCATGAGATATACAAGGTAGTCTGGCCCAAGTAAACATTGAACTAACTGAACCATCCAAGTTGTGTCACAATCCATTTGAACACTGAACAGTTAGAGAAGGCAGGATATATTTTAAGTTGTTTGCCTAATAAGCAACAAGCTACcgaaaattaaacaactcattgactGTACATTTGCTGTAATCTGCACTGTGATTATCACACTAGTGTGCATTCTACTTGTCCAGATGCTTACTAGACATTAGCATATCATGTAAGATTACTGATGGGTATTTCATGCTGGCCTTgcagcaatgcccacaacccTTGAAATAAAAGAAGTGAAAAATGTTATAGTTGCATTAACATCAAGTGTTTTGGCCAGGTTCTACTATTAGGCACAGTTCCTCCACATATTACCTTCAACATAGAACTATGTGAACTGGCAGAATTATGGTGAAACTGGACTAAAAAGACCACGTGTTTATAAGAACAAACATCTTTACTGGTCAACAAACAGCACATCAGGAGACTACTTGTTCAGTTCTAAACTGAGATAGACTTTCCTGTACAttataaagacaaaaaaaaacactctccTAAAGTGCAAGAACCAAAAGGCACTTAAAAGTGTGCAGTAtataaaaataatcaaatttcCCTGCTACCCTATTAAAAAAGGCAGTTGAAAAGTCATTAGTGAAGTAAAATCTTTTTTGCAACATGAGATTATGCCATGGCAGTATCACATTCAactgcaggaaaaaaaattgtttgctaCATGGCAGTACGAAGAAACAAACTGAACAATTCTATAAAATAGATGTCCATGCAGGACTTAAACACGTAAAGGACACAAGTTCAGAAACCTTAAACTTTTGTCTTGACCATAATGCTGTAGTGAACTTCACAAATAGAAACAAAGTAGTTCATGAAGGCTGAACAGGTGGTCCAGAGGTAGATTCAATATCTTGGGATGGCGATCACAATTTAAAACTGGCAATTTAAAATCTGCACGTCAAAAAGATCACAGACACCTTCATTTTCATCCAGGTTGAAACTGTATTCATCAACTGGCGGAGGAGAAAGTCGAAGGAGGGGAAAGACTGCAGGATAAACAGACCATGTTATTTGGGGAAACTGAAACAAAACGCCAGTCACCAGATTCAAGCATTTACTTTTCTTTCCCCTTTGCCATGAATTATCTCCTCTTTGTTGGAAACATGTGGTTGCTCCTCACTTCTTTGTTGAGGATTTCATTAAATATAGTTTGGCGAAATAGTTTTTTCATTTGGGTGAGCTTCAGCAGGGTGCACAATTGTATGAACTAAATTCTGTTCTCAACTAAGTCATAAAGGTGCTCTTCCAGTCCAATTTTAACTCACTTACCTTAGCCCGTATTCCTATTTGTGCACAGACAAAAATCCAAGGTTTCCATGGCTCTTTTATTAAAAGGGTATTTTATTCCAGATTGTACAACTAAGATCTGGATTGGACAAACTCACCGAGCATCAGTTTAAGAACAACTGGCTTTTTGACTCAAAGCTCATTCTACTAATAACCTGCACTCTACAATTAtggcatagagtcattgagtcctatagcagggagacaggcCATGTGGCAACCAAACATCCATCCACGTTAACCTCACTTCCCTGaacttggcacatatccttctaatcctttcctatccatgtatttgtcaaacCTTTCAAATTTTGCTAATGTacctcctcaaccacttctgctggctgctcattccatatgcataccaccctctgtataaaaacgttacccctcagattcccttttattctttctcctctaaccttaaactgatgccttctagtcctcgattttccaaccctgggaaaaagactgagtacatttcactctatctatgcttctcatcatcttatacCCTTCTATAGTATCACTCCTCAGTCACCTACACTCTAAAGGTAAaagtcttagcttgtccaacctctccctatagctcagatcatTGAATCCAGACAACATTTCttctgtaaatttcttctgcattctttctaatttaataagatccttcctataacaaggtgacctaaactgaatacaatactccaagtgctgcctcactgacatcctgtataactgcaatataacttcccaagttctatattcaatgccctgataAAGGCCAGTGTACCTAAAGCCTTCTTcagtgccctgtctacctgggactccactttcagtaaattgtgaacctgaactccaaggtccctccgttccactacactccttaaggtcctaccattcaccctaaaactcctactttgatttgactttccaaactgcaaaacctcacacttatctatattaaactctatttgccatttcttggcccacttccccagctgatcaaggtcctgttgcaatttctgataacctgcCTCTCTGCccatgataccgcctattttagtgttatcagcaaactttctaattatgccttgtacattctcattcaaatcattgatatcgataacaaacagtaatgggcccagcaccgatccctgaggcactccactagtcacaggcgtccagtctgacaagcatccttccactattaccctctgcttcccaccatcaagctgattttgtatccaatttgtcagcttgtcctggattccatgcaatctaacctttcagagcagccttccatgtagaaccttatcaaaggccttactgaaattcatatagactacatctactgttctgccctcatcaaccttcctggtcacttcatcaaagaactttaataaatttgtgagacatgatatcccactcacaaagccaagctgactactcctaatcaaaccctgtctttccaaatgcatatatatctTAACTCTCTGAATCTCAAGTAAATTATCCACCACAGGTGGTAaattaactggtctataattcccagacTTTTCAttgcagctcttcttgaataatggcacaatatttgctaacctccagtcttccaggacctcacccgtggctaatgatgatgcaaaaatatcagccagggcatCTCCCTTCACTCTGAACGTCTCATTTTTTGGCTGCCATCACTCTATCTGGCTAACTGTTACAAACATTTGTCACACTGAGGACAGAGTTTTGCTCAATATTACGTGGCTTAGGTGGTTGCACCCTCACTTCCATCTGAAGATTATGGATTAGTAGAACTGTAAAGCAGAAAAGTAATGTTAAATATGTGTACAGCAGCTTGATGAGATCATACTTGGAAAACTCTGAACATTTCAGGTCTCCATAttacataaaacaaaatatggaggcacTGCAAAGATTCATTAGGATTATGCTAGAACAGAGCATATATACTGATGAGCAAGTCCGAAAAGGGTAGAATTGTCTTCTCtagaaaagagaaggctgaggaatGATCTTATAAGAGGTctttaagattacaaaaggatttgGCAGGATAATTCGAAGGTACGAGTGCAAGTGCAGGTATGAAGCTACAGAAAAACAATGTTCCCTTTATAATGAGCCCACCTTAAGGAAACTGCACAATGCAACACACTGGGCACACTCCAAGAACAAAATTAGATGTGTGCAAAACGAAATATGTGCAAAAGAGACCAGAGTTAGGGGCTACATCTATAATAGAGTCACTCAAATTTAACAATGAATACAGGGAAATATGTTTACCCCAAAATAATAAGAATTAGAACTCACTAATAGAAGGACTATTTGAGCGTTTGACTAGAAGAGATGaatttaaggaaaatccaaagaaacacacaaggaaaagaaaataatttaaatgaagTAGGGTAACAGAAAGCTTGTCTGAAGCATAAACACCAACATGGATACAATCGGTTAAaatgtctatttccatgctaaaCATTGTGTCCACTAGAGTTGAAGACACACaccatggaaagagaccctttggtccaaccagtccatgctgaccagatatcgtaagctcaaccagtcccatttgcctgtgtttggtagATAAGATGAATAACCATGGTCTTTTCCAGGGGTAGAGGAgaccaaactagagggcattggtttaaggtgagggggaaaagattcaaaaggaatcagaggggcaactttttccacacagaggggaatgtatgtatggaatgagctgtcagagaaagtcgtaggggcaggtacaattacattatctaaaagacatttggccatgaataggaaagctttagagggatatggcataAATTGAAATTCTTAAAACAAATACCTTTGTGCTTTTGTTTGTTGGATTGTAATGTTGCTTCTTCTGTCAAGGATGTTGGATAGAATGATGGCTTACATACAATAGCAAGATTCATTTGATCAAAATGTCTTAAATGTTACACATTTTTTGTGCTATATGTTTCACCATATGGATCAATAGAAAAATTGTCATTCACCTGGAAATTATATTTCTGTCAAAGACTCAGCAAGTTTCTACTTGTGGGAGATACAACGGTCttctgaaaaaaataaaaaatgcaaattttacAGCAACATATAACTTACCATCTGATGATATAAATTCATCCATAATGTCTCCATCAATTGTTCCTGAAATTTAAAACATAcaggtcattaaaaaaaaattgaatatcaTGCAACCAGACGTTTCCAAAAGATTGCAAAATTATTTGGCTAAAATGTTACCTGGGTTTGTCTAATTCCAGGTTCCACCCCTGCTTGACAAGATGCATTCATGCCTGATTTTTAACTGAGAAGCCAATTATCGTTCAGAGAGAACATTCACCATTCAGCTAAAGATTGGCAGATGGGTACTGAAAATTGGGAGGGGAATGGGGGTAAAACAGAGAGATGGCCTCAAGTTGGAGGTGCTGTACTTAAAAAAGCCTTGCAACTTAAAAATGATCACAGGTACTAGACTGCCCATATGAAGCTGAAGCCTCTCTCAAAGTCATGTGGTCATTTGGCTGTGAATGGGGTGATGGGAGAAATCATTAAGAAACCGTGCCATCTCTTTTCTCTGGCTAAGTTAACAGGACACTTAATTCAGCCAAATGACTAACTGCTGTCATTCTATCCCCAGGTAAGCCTCCTACTTGGGACAGGAGTGTGGCAACAAATCAGCATGTTAGCCAGTGGAGGGAAGTCCACCCTCCTCTGAAGCTGAAAATTCAGCTTGTTTCAAATTATCAAAGGAATTTTTCCCTCACATACACTTTATTCTTAAATTTGGTAAAGATAATTTATTCAAAAGTGCAAATTTAATGCTGCATAAAGTGCAATACAGATTAGTTTCTTCCAATATGGGTTAGCAGGTTGTCTCATGACAGGTTATATTTACAATGTTTATAAATTGATTCATTCATAAAAGTTGGCAGAGCCCAAGGAATGTCTGCATGGGGAAGAACAATAATATCAGGTTATGGTTAATGTTATCTTCATGTCTATAACAGTCAACGTGTACATCAGGTACAGTCCCAAAAACAAAAACTTGCCAGGATTAAATGTGCAGGGAGTTGTGCACTTCTTTTCAGGCAATGAAGGTATACTCATCATTTCAACTAATTGTGTTAGGTTATCTTTTGTTGTTGCTATTGCACCGacatccaaatacatgtaactgACTTGCATCTTGATAACAGGTAGCATAAAGAGAATTTTCTTTAGCATCTGATGTtatttgttcaaatgcaaaaatagTTGGGTTACACATATTTAATGATATCAATTATACTTGAATGTAGTGAATGGAGCCCTTCTTTTCATAATATTAAGAGCGGGAAAGGTAAGGAACTCTTTTTATGCTCAGGCAAACAAGTTTCAGAGAATTTTAGATGGGGATCCAATTCCTGGAATCAGCCAGATGGACTAAAGTAGCTTTGCAAATAGTCTCAGGACTAATGTAAAATGTGTGGGCTAACACTTAACTGATCAAAGTTGTTTTGATTTTCAAATCAATTAAGAATTAATAATTTGCAATTTACAAACAGTGGATTCCATAAGCTTTTAATAATTGAACAAAAATGAACACATCGTATTCTACTTCAATCCTGTATTCTCCCACAAATGTGTGAACTTCACACTATTAACTACTTGTCTAGTTATAGTTTACATATTGATGAAAAGTGTTAATCCTTGAAATAAAATGGCCCAgcaagttttcaaattattggGAGCACTAATACGTCACCCTTGAAACACAACAAGAGTCTCAGTTCCTAATGCCAGAGGTTATCTAATATTTAACATGCTGAACTCACAAGTGAAAGGAATACTTGCTTGGTTTGGACAGCTAAACAGTTCTGTGAACAGTTCAACATCATTCAGGATACAGCAGATTATTTGATCAATGCACCGACTTGTGTATACAACTCTATCTCCTCCATGCTGTAGTTGCTGAAAGTACTAAGTACAGTACTTAGACTGTACTTagtacttcctgaagaagggcctgtgcccgaaacgtcgaatctcctgttccctggatgctgcctgacctgctgtgctgttccagcaataaagtttcaacttagacTGTGTCAACTAATCCAAGGAGGGCAAAAGCACTGTCATAGGAACACTACTACCAAATTATTGATGCTAGTCAATACTTTATGAGTTTGTTTAACACATGTCCCAACTCAAATATAGCAACTATACTGGTTGCTTCAAACGTGATACCAACTATCTTAACTAATCAGTTATTTTTCAGATGTCACATTAAAGTAAACAAAACAGCAATCACCAGAGGCAAAGAACCCAAACAAAAGTGACAGCACTAGCCCATGCTTTCACAGACAATAATATCTCTGAAGATAGCATACAAtgcaaatcagaaagaaaaatattttattttagcaACAAAGACCTAGCTCCAAAAGATATACATTAGTGTTGAGGACACATTTTAATTTTCGCAGCCCAaagtgacaattttaaaattgtaccattAGTTTGACTGATACTTTAGaccaaaataaattaaacaaacctgaaaaacaagaataaaagtggaatcagaaaagaaaatgtgGCTGTTTGCACTACATAAAATCAATAGTCTTTATCTTAGATTTTCCTTACCACTTGAATCTTCTGTTTTGATTTGGTCATATGAAGTTGGAGGATGTTTGAGAATGCTCCCAACGTCTAAAGGAAGCAGTGATTGTAATCCGTTCTGTTCCCGAATGTTCTGTAGTGATTCAGTTGTCAACCCTTTGTAAATTTCTGGTGTATCTCTCATGTTTGAGTAAGAGACATCTGATCCAATACCAGATAGCTGCTGGCCACaatctgattttaaaatagttataacatttaaaatcaatACATGGCAACGGTCATTGTCTAATTATTCCTTACAAGGAAAGGACAAATGAAGAAAATAGTAGCTCTATAGCAAGGCAAATCAAGATCCAAGATTTTTCAAGGAATATTACTTTATGCAACGTGAAATAGTTCCAATGGACTGTTGGTCcattaatatatttatatataataaaTTTATGACAAAAAATAATGAGTATGAGAATGTTTAGTAGCTCAAACTTAAACTTGATTTCACCTTCCTAGTTGAATTttatattgtcacatgtaatccttagattagattagattagattccccacagtgcggaaacaggccctttggcccaacaagtccacaacgatccTCTGAAGAATGACCCACCCACACCCcttttccccctgactaatgcacctaacactatgggcaaattagcatggccaattcacctaacttgcacatctttggagtgtgggaggaaaccagaggacccagaggaaacccacacagacatagggagaacgtgcaaactccacacagacagtcacccgatgttggaatcgaacctgggaccctggtgctgtgaggtagcagtgctaaccactgagccaccgtgccgccctataaTCTGTGGATATGTAATTTTACGCAAGACCAGGCATCTTTTGTGCATAACCTACGTAAATGTAAGTCACTAATTCCCCACAACTCACCAGAAGACTGTTTGGGTAAGGGTACCTGAACAAGGTACGGTTCCTTTAGGGAGAAAACTCGGTCTGAAAGAAGTGGAGTTGAAGTTGGTTTTTCTGGTAATGATGGTATTGCAAGCTCTTGTTGCAATTGCATTAGGTCATCTGGTGGTGGAACTGGAAACACTACAGGCTTTGAACAGTTGGACTCCTTATTAATAAGTAGAACATGAATAGGTCCTGACTGACTCTTCAAATTAATCTGGTACTTTTTTTGTCCATTTGGTCCCTTTTATTGAGAAgagaaaacaaacatttaaaaattccAATGGTTAATACTGAACTTCTTAATTCCACTTTATACACTAAATATTCCTAACAACAAGATTGCAAGCAACTCAGACGTTTGTGCTCGTGAATCATGCTCACTGACCTTGACCTTGATTACCCAAACCTAGAGCCAGCCATAAACAAGAGTGCTTCCCCTTAAACACCATATTAAATGAAAAGATCACCCTTCTTCCAGAATCCAATATTATCATCCTCTCTTTAATCTGTTCTGATCTGATTTCTGATAATATCCTCAGCTGATCCCAGCCCCCTTGATCCCTGGATTTGATAATTTCAGAACTCAGAGGGGGCTCAATTACCAGGAGTGCTGTTGTGACTACAAGTGGGCAGATTGTGCATTCCTGCTTATTAACTGGCTGTTACACCTTGCTGGTTCTTTAACAATGTAGAAATATCTTTGGGCTTCACCATTTAGAGGACAGACCACAGTCTCTTCTCACCCAGTTCTACCATTGCCCCATTCCCACTCTTTCACCCACAAAGGACCTTGTTTATTCTTGTTCATTACTAAATAAGAATATAAGTTCAAACAATCACCTGTTTTTCTCTTTACAGTTTCTGGTGGGATTGCTATATAttttaagcattttttaaaactgaaataccagaaataaatgtattttttattttatagCTGATTCAAACTATATACAATTATCTAACCATCAAGTTCATTAGTTGGGTATCATAAACAGACTCTTCATTTAAACTACACGTTTACCTCAAGCAGTAGACACAGAATTTCATTATTGCCATTTATAAAATCTAAACTACACCATCCCAACATCTAAGTATTTCAAGAGTTAACACAGACATGGGCATCACTTTCTTCTCAAATTATAAGAATGCACTGGTCAAACCCAAAGAACATCTCTTTAATTCTCAGGATAAGTGACATTATTAGATCATGCATTTTCATGACAACCAGAAGTACTTTTCAACTGAATTCAAAATAACACATGCACTTTCTTTTTGCTCTGACACGAGTCCAACTTGTCTATTTCTACTTAAGACTAATTGAAAAAGCTTGTAGCTTTACATGTGACACATTTGCTACAGGAGATGCGGGAAAG contains the following coding sequences:
- the LOC122549026 gene encoding transcription factor E2F5-like codes for the protein MQLQQELAIPSLPEKPTSTPLLSDRVFSLKEPYLVQVPLPKQSSDCGQQLSGIGSDVSYSNMRDTPEIYKGLTTESLQNIREQNGLQSLLPLDVGSILKHPPTSYDQIKTEDSSGTIDGDIMDEFISSDVFPLLRLSPPPVDEYSFNLDENEGVCDLFDVQILNCQF